One Scomber scombrus chromosome 23, fScoSco1.1, whole genome shotgun sequence genomic window, CATAACTGagaacacacaaataaacataaacacacaaatataaacattacaACAAGAAGATAATTACCTTCGCTGCAGTCAGTCTACAGTGTCGTCGCTAAAACTGAAAGCAACCACTTCTAATGTGGCAGGTTACTAGTAtatgtccgtgtgtgtgtgtgtgtgtccgtgtgtgtgtgtgtgtgtgtgtgtgtgtaggcgtgTTCAAAGTCTGAAGAGCAGAAACTTGCATGTGAGTCACTTGTGTGTCAGGAAGTTGGCGCAGGGTTGGTAGttgataaaaaagagagagaaaagaaacttaaaaggaagcaaggaagagCTGAAAGAAAGTCAACAAGATTTTTATCTTAAGACACTTTCTGCACAACCAAAGAGAAAAGCGACCGCAACAAAATACTTTTAacactaaccacacacacacataaacacatacactttgtgaaaattgtgctTTATTTGTTAAAATTAACACTGTTTCATCTTTAAAGTGCTTTTAACTCATGTACAATTATTCTACATTgtaagaaatgtttatttttgtgtaaaaCACTGTCTTCTTTGATTAGGaatgtctaaaaaaaacactcaaaactgTGTTTGAAGTCTAGTTGTCTTATGCAGAAGATTATTAACTATGAAAATCATCTatacaaacaacaaatataacataacggtattgtatttcattattaGTAACCAGGAATGTTCAATTCATGATTCAAGTGCCAGTATTTAAGCAAcaactaaaatatatttgaacattttttgagGTTGTAGTTCAATTTAAAAGTACCTGGACATTAAATCACATGAGGTTATGTTATTTCTTGATGCTGTTAGTGTGGTGGTGGAGACAATCTGCTTGGATTCTAGTTGCTGAGAATTACTTCTTCCCCTCCAGCACCTCGAGCACGGCTCTCAAGATGGCGGCGACAGCCACGGCGCCTGGGTCGGGCTGGGTGAGCCGCTCTGCTGCGATGTAGCTGGCTCGTCCCGCCCTCGCTGTGAGGTTACGGGTCGACTCTGCCCCCACAGTAGCTTTCTGAGAGGgggaagggagagaaaaagaagagaaataggaAAAAGAAGACAATTCTGGGGTAAAGAATAGCAGAATTTGAtcataaatatgaacaaataaGGGTACAAATTCccagtggaaataaaaaaagtgaaaaatgatgaaattttAGATAAAATGTATGCAGAATCCATGCCAAGTGGGTATCAGATAGTGTTTGAGGCTTACACTATAAAGCATGACAGTGTTAAAAGGCATCCTGCCAGTGTACAAACACACTGCATAAAGTTTAATCAGCTGTTATCTGGAGCAAACCTGAGTTATTAATTCAAAAGTCTGCAGTAATGGATGCCGCTGCCAGCATCTTTACAGCTTTAATAAAAGTTGTAGCGCTTGTTGAATATTATATCTGTACCTGCACGGCCGCCTGCAGTACCGCCATCTGTCCACTGAGTGGTGCTGTGGTCAGTTTCATCAGCTCATCCACTGCAGGACACAAAGCGTCCAACTGgagaacagacagacacagagatgtgaaaaagcaaataaataaacatacaaagcAGGATAAACTTTTTTATGATAGGTAACATTTGTGGAGAAagtaaaacattatattaataGAGACAATTTTTTCTCACCATTGTTCTGTCTCCAGGGTCGGCACCACCGTATCTAAAAAGACAGTCAACATTACAGATGATTTAGATTCAtatcaactgttttttttaacctttttttacccctgacacattttaacccttatatactgttcatatttagCCAATTTCACAAATATCTCCTCATAATTAGTGTCTATACATAATTTCAGAACCACATATCATGCATGAATACCTCTTCGGTCATTGATAAATTAATCTTTCAGAgtgcagagagagtgtattcttcagtttttatgctttttgttgatagagaaaataataaatgatggtACAACACGAGAGAACATAACCCTTTCAATGAATTACATTAAAGGTGAATAAACGGGttaaacactcaacaaaaaatgtgtatcagctgcacaaaaaacattGTTAGAAAGCTGAAATACTTCCATCTTTTATATAATCTGGATCACATTAAGATGAGTCATCACATTTTATGGCTAAAAGAAACGTTTTTAAGggtctttttcttctctcaaatgtaaaaatgggtcaaactAGGCCCTGAGCAGTATGTAACTTCTCAATTTGATTCTGTCCACTGATGATTTATTGCTGTATTCCTTAGAAAATTAGAATGATTAATGATAAAACTACGCGCTAGAGCCCAAAAGGAGTCTTTTCATCTTCAAATAATCTATAATTTACAATCataagaaacagagaaaagcatcgaatttcacatttgagaaagtTTCATAAGTTTATATTCTGCAAAATCAACATATCAATGAATCAGTGGATTGTTTCAGCACTAAATTTGACTGGCATACTTTCCACATTATATTCAGCAGGAAAACaatgtaacatactgtataatgaaATGATGTTGAATTCAAATTTTAACCTGTAATCAACAAATACAGCCTCAGGTTTGATGTGTGATGTTGTATTTATGCTTCTATTATATTCATATAGTCTTGGAAATCTTCTCCACACACTATATATTTCAGTTCAGCTTTTAACATATTTCTttgactgatttttttcttgGGATATGATTGAAAGCTCTGGTACAGTTACTAAATGGCCCTTTTGGTGAGACTGTCTTGCAAGCTGCTGTTTCCAAGGATCAAAGAATGAACTTTAAACTTCAGCTTTTAAGCCTTCAATACAGTTAAAAAGTCCTTGAAGTGCTCAGAAAAGCGGGAATTTAAACATCTCAACTCTACAATAACTGGGCAATCTCCacctgctgatgaagatcatgtgacaTGGTTGAAAGGCCCAGAAAGGGAACACAAAAAGACGCActtctgctctctctcacaAAACGAAACACTCAAATGACTCAAACTGAAGACAGACATTACAGTACAGTCCAGTCTCACACCTTCTCACGGCTTGTGTCCCAGCATGCATTGCACTTGCCCAGGCTGCTGCGTTGCTTTGCCCCTCGGTCACATGACCAGCCGCCGCAGTCAGGAACAGACTGTacatctgagagagagagacacatgaAGGTAAGTGTGTCTGAGCTGTCAATCAGTATACAAAGAAGAGGAGAGTAAGAGGAAAACTTACTGCTCCTGAAGACCCGCCCATCTTCTCCTGCACCAATCCAGCGAGGACTGAGAACAGTTGCCCGGGGCAACCAGGGACCACATGATGCTGGAGCCACTCCTGAATGGCTGAATGATTATTTtagtagacttttttttaatcatacctgttcattgttttttgcatgttgtcttattcattttaagtGTCTGTAAGTTCTTACCTCGAGCAGCTTGTGCATGAGTGTTCCCACAGTCTCCGTCACCGGCAGCACGATCCAAGGAGTTGAGTTCCTCCTGCTTTTCCAATAGTGTTGAACAAACCCTCTCTAATGCTTTATGCATCACAGGACTCAGTGGCCCtggcagaaaaataaataaatatatatgatagGTTGTTTTATGAGACATAACGTATGAAGAGGCGTCCCAGTGGACAAGATCGAGGAGGTTGTGAGGTCGTATTTTCAACCAGGGTAGTGAAGTACATGATGTGCCATTACAACAAGGAAGCGCTTAAGGAAAAAGAGGCAATAACAAGGGGCAACGAGCATCAGACAgtgatgttttaaattacaCTTCCTCTATTGGCCAGAAGATGGcagtgttttaattaaatacaggGTTTCTGCAGGACTCACCAAGTCAAATTACCACTTAAAACACAGTAATACACCACTAATATACTCAGTATGTAACCTAGAAAACTGACCTTCAGGGTGTGTGTTATCCTGAGGTCGAGTGCTCATGACTGGAGCATCTGTGATGTAGCTGCGTCcgctcacactcacactgctgAGGTTTGGCCAGGCGGGGGCGCTGGTCTTAGCATCTGGATGAGATACAAGAGGCTAAGTATGTGATGtgggtaagtgtgtgtgtgtgtgtgtgtgtgtgtgtgtgtgtgtgtgtatgtgtgtagtctCACCAAAGAGTTTCAGTATTTCCTGATTGGCCTTCATCATGGTCAGCGACACTCCCGCCATCTCCAGTGACGTCATAAATGAGCCGGACATCACCCTAGCAACCACCACCCCACGACTTTCTGTAACCATAGATATCCTCAAAGATGAGGAGGTCAAAGTTTTTCATGGGCGCCAACACATCAGTACAGATAATCAAATTTatgcattaacacacacacacacacacacagtaattaaTTACCTAGGCAGATGATGGCAGCTCTCGTAACCACCGCCATCTCCAGACAGGACAGAGCTCCCAGGTTGTTCACACACAAGACCACACTGTCTCCTGCATCaaggaagaaacacacacacacacacacacacacacacacacacacacacacacacacacacacacacacacacacacacacacacacacacacacacacacacacacacacacacacacagttaaaatgAATAACGGCTACACACACTCAAAGTCAACATGATTTAAGATGTAATAGATTATACTACCAGGCTTCAGGGACAGATGCGATTGGCTGTCAGGGTTGGTCATGTGATCTATCATGGTCTTCACCACCTCATCTGCAGACGCCACCTGATTGAtaagataaatgaataaaactaagAGTACAAAGAAGTGAAAAACTAGACATAGATCAGGTAAATGGAGTCATATAGAAAGCAGATTTGTTCTGGTTGAATCTGAATTTGActcacctttgaccttttgaTTCCAGGTTCACCGTGGATTCCTGCAGAAGATGGAAAACACCAATAAACATACAGCAGCTCTCTACTTTAACCTTGCAGTCATTTGTAGATGTGgctttataaaaaacatttttgcataaaTTTGGGTTCTCTCTACACCTTTTCTTACTAGTTTGGTCTGACTAGAGTCACCAAATCAAGCAAACATGGAGGAAAAGTTTGTTACTTGCTATACTCAGTTTGTAAAATCAGTTTCAAGGTATTATTGCCTTCAAAGAAAGTGTAAAACACCCCTTGTACTATATGTggaaaatacctttttttattacaaatggTGTCACTGCTAATACGTCCTCATGAAAACTCAATCATTTGgtttaatatattaaagtaGCAGTCACTGTCGATAGTTCCTCAAAAGCATAATAGGGACAATGATATCTTCACTCACCTGTTGGTATTTCTAAAGAGAAAGGTGGTATTGACTTTATAAATGTCAAATTCCATTCACCTCCATTGTATTGAGTTGGAGACAAATACAATAAATCTCCATGGATAGATACCATATGGGAAAAGTccaacatatattttaaatatgagtGAATTGACTCTTTAAAAAGGTACTTTTAGGTCAGTATCTTTGCCATGTCAATACTCCATTACCAACATAGTCccaaaaacttaaataaatagaTGTAGGTCACATTTTGCTGCCGGTAAGTAAACCTACAGTTGAACAACAACAAAGCCTGTGGTACATAAATAGGTGTAAATGTCTATATTTCAGCCtaattatatgtatattaataataaaacatttaaaaaagcttaTTCTTTATAATTCTTGTATAGGTTACATACCGTGTTGCTTTGTGATAGACAACATCGAGCAGATTAAAAGAgtcctgctgtgtttttattgtattaggATTTCTCCCACGGGGgctcaataaagatacatttcaATATCTTTACTTCTTTTACATCTAAAGggatagtttgacattttttagagGGTAAATATTCACTCTTTCCttctgagagttagatgagaagatgctgtccaaaagttaaaaaaaaatgcttttaaccTTTAATGCTgactcatttacacattttatctagttttatttaatctgaACGCATTGATAAAAGGTTATTAATGCGGGGTTGAAAAGAAAGACGTTCATCAATGATGTGATGCCGAGGTAGAAAAGACAAATCTCTCTTGAAAATAAGATAACctgtattaataattaataaataaaaaatctgtacAGGAATTTAGATTTGCCTCAGAATCTGTAGACCTTATtgtccctcctccttcctccccctttctcctcctccctctcattGTCTCTCTCACCCAGTCCCAGCTCCATGTCTCCTGGCGGCAGATCAAAAGACGGCAGACATCCAGGAACGCTGCACGGAGACAGACTCACTCCCAGTGTACCTTTAATACAGAAACCAACAACATCTATGATTATTAAAAGCATCCCAGTAACCACGGAGCAGCGCGTGTGGACGAACAGGTGAAGGAGACTCACCAATCCCCTTCAAAGCCTCTGTCACCGTGGAAACAATCTTGTCCAATGAGCAGCCTTCTTCTGCTAAGGCACCTGCCAGCTGAGAGGAAGTGTGACCAGACAGTTATTATAAGCTGCGAAAATGCTAAATTtactaaaaaatacaatatgatgatgataatttatAAAAGATCAACAGATTAGGAAGAATCCCATCTTCTTCTCCCATTGCAGTAGTTACAATAAAAATAGTTCATACAGGCATACTGGACTTCtttaaaaaggaacatttcaccTATTTTCAATCTCATCTCTAGTTATCTGAATTAGGGACAGAGTGTGAAAGTCGACTGCAGTTGTTGCTGATGTGTCTCTTTGTGGTGCAGCTGCTAAATTTGTTGCTCTTCAGGCACCAAAACCATCATTTAATGTGTACCGTTGTGTAATTGGAGGTATGTTTCCAACAGTGAAAATGGCATCCTAAAATATGAGTGCAGAGGATGTTATAGACGAGGATACATTTAACTGTATGTTGGTTGACTCGGATATTCAGCTGTATTGATTTGAGCCagagtgagttttttttttttggggggggggggttgggcgTCAGAAGATCATGAGCCGTGCATCTTGGTACTGTAAATCCCGGCACGGCTCCATGAGCTGGAAACCTCAGGTCAATATAGCGCTGAGCACTCTGAGGAATTTATTGCTTCAAATCAATTTGACTCCATTTACCATCAACACTGATTCGACTTCCACATAAAACATGGCAACATTTCCCTGTAACGCTCAATTATTGTCCTGGACTTGAACCAAAGACAAGACACTTATCCACTGAAAAACATCCAATTAAATGCTCTTTATCACATATATTATAATGAGATTTCCCTACTAATGCATATTTACATCCTTAATCTTGGCTTTAAATTGTCCCTATAAGTTAATTAAACtgcaaaaaggaagaaagaagaagcagaaaccTCAAGGATTTTTGTTAAATTTAGAGCATTATACATTTTTGGCTGGTTATAGaacttaaaatatgaatttccCCTTTATTGGAGCAGGTGCAACTTTATCTGCTAGACATAATGGAGTTTATAGCATGTAAAACATAGTGCTTGGAATATTTTGtctaataaaataatcataactCAAGATGCACTTCAGATTTCAACCACGTGTTATGGTCTTCCTCAGTGCATGGAGCTTCCTCAACTATCATGGAGATCGCTCTGCAAACTGAGCAATCTCCATTTTTTGAGAGACACAGTGAGATGTGATTGAAACCTTTGGAAAAACCAAGTAAGTTGACCTTTAGTTAAGATTTAATTGTTGTGAACCTACTATTACCGAGATCAAGAACTTTCACACCCAACATCACTGTTGTCTACCTTGTGTATGAAGACGGTGCCACACAAGCCTCTCCTCCCGGCCTTACTGGGGCGGTCAAAGGCGCAGTCCTCGGCAACTATCACCATGTCAACGACGACGCCGTGGTTACGGGCCTGCTCTGCAGCCAGTCCAAAGTTGAGACGGTCACCAGTGTAGTTCTTCACAATGAGAAGAACCCCAGAGGCTCCTGGGAAGTGATGAGGATGTTCTTTTTTCAGAATTTTTCATGTATCATAATGGTGCATTTAATATGCTTAATTATAGTCAAAAATGTGAGAAGACAAGACTCCAACATACCTGCATTGTGCAAGCAGAGAATGGCAGCCAGGATGCTGGCAGGAGGTGGAGATGCAAATACTCCACCTGCTACTGCTGCTGACAACATACCTGCACCAATATAACCtggagacaaagaagaagaggaaagaaataaccTGACGATACATtaaatctctctgtatgtgCCATTTGTTTGGCCTATATCCATGAACTGAATCATACCCCCATGTGCAGGCTCGTGTCCCGACCCCCCTCCAGAGAGCAGGGCCACTTTGCCCCTCAGGTTGTCCAAGTCGGACCGGAGCACAACTCTGTGGCCCTTCAGCAGAGACAGACTCCCGCTGGCCCTGACGAGTCCGCAGAGTGCCTCGTCCACACAGCTGTCCGCTGAGTTTATCAACTTCTTTTggggctgagagagaaaaataagagaatGACACAGGAAGAAAGGATTGAACACACTATGTAAGAACAGCACACCACGGTAAGGAACCAGCTGAAATCCATAAGTAGTTAGAAAGTAGTTCTACCTCCAATCTGGGCAAGTTAATATCAGCTGGGTTAGTACATATTGATTTgctataaaaaggttttttgttaCCAAGAGACATCTCATGATGGGTTAAAGCAAAGAGCTCTCCCTTTGCAACCTGATTGTTGCAAAACATATCAGGAGACTGGTTAAAGACGTATTACAAAACTTCTGAATCTTCCAGTAAGCACTATTGGGGCAATAGTTGTGGAAGGAAGTAGAGATTAGAGTTAAGAACGGGGCCCCTCGCAATCTTCTAGATTCAAAGACAATCTGTTTAAAAGAATGAGCCAAAAATCACACCTTGAGTCTTGAAGCTGTCATTACAAACAAAAGGCTTCTCCACtattattaaataaattcagttagtgtgttcaatacttttttcctgtgtcattccactttattacaaataactttatttatggacttaaatgttttgatttcttta contains:
- the tkfc gene encoding triokinase/FMN cyclase encodes the protein MEPQKKLINSADSCVDEALCGLVRASGSLSLLKGHRVVLRSDLDNLRGKVALLSGGGSGHEPAHGGYIGAGMLSAAVAGGVFASPPPASILAAILCLHNAGASGVLLIVKNYTGDRLNFGLAAEQARNHGVVVDMVIVAEDCAFDRPSKAGRRGLCGTVFIHKLAGALAEEGCSLDKIVSTVTEALKGIGTLGVSLSPCSVPGCLPSFDLPPGDMELGLGIHGEPGIKRSKVASADEVVKTMIDHMTNPDSQSHLSLKPGDSVVLCVNNLGALSCLEMAVVTRAAIICLESRGVVVARVMSGSFMTSLEMAGVSLTMMKANQEILKLFDAKTSAPAWPNLSSVSVSGRSYITDAPVMSTRPQDNTHPEGPLSPVMHKALERVCSTLLEKQEELNSLDRAAGDGDCGNTHAQAARAIQEWLQHHVVPGCPGQLFSVLAGLVQEKMGGSSGAMYSLFLTAAAGHVTEGQSNAAAWASAMHAGTQAVRRYGGADPGDRTMLDALCPAVDELMKLTTAPLSGQMAVLQAAVQKATVGAESTRNLTARAGRASYIAAERLTQPDPGAVAVAAILRAVLEVLEGKK